DNA from Leucobacter aridicollis:
GTGTCACCGGTGACCTCGTCGAGCCACTCGGCCCGGAACACCCCGCCGGGGGCGAACGTCGCGTCGTAGCTCGCCCCGACAATCCACTTGGTCTCCGGGTGCTGCCGCTTCCAGTCGGCGACCGCGGTCAGGATCCCGGCGACATCTGCCGCCCCGCGCACGTTCGGGCCGACGGCCTCGAGCCCGCCGAGCACCGGATGGGCGTGGCCCTCGCCGATCCCCGGCACGAGCGTTCCACCCGCAAGGTCGACGACCTCTGCATGCTCGGCCCTCGCGAGTTCGTCGGCTGCGGCGTCGAGCGCGACGACCCTGCCGTCCTCGAACGCGATCGCCGCGGCGACATCGACGCCGCCCGTGCGGTCCGCCGCGACGATGACTGTTCCGCCAGTGAATACCGTGAGTGCCACGCTCGCTCCATCTCTGGCGCCTCTGCCAGTTCGTCTCATCCGCCCGTTTAATGAACAGTGTTCGTTATTGTACGCACACGACGGCCTCGAGCGCGAGCCAGAAATGCGACGCGGCTCCGATACCCTCGGATGAGAGACATGCTCGGCCGCTGCGGTGCCGGGAGAAAGCGGTGCACCATGGCGGTGAGCGAACAGCCCCAGGCAAGACGGTCTGGCAGGCCGACAACCCCGGTGCTCACGCGCGGCCTCATTCTCGAGACGGCGCTCAGGCTGCTCGACGAGCGCGGCGAGTCGGGGGCAAGCCTCCGGCTCATCGCGCGTGAACTCGGCGTCCGGCCGTCCGCGCTCTACAACCACATCTCAGGCCAGGACGACCTCATTTCAGGGATCCGCGAGCTCGTGAGCGACAGGATCGACGTTTCCGGCTTCGGGCGGCTGCCGTGGGACGAGGCGATGGATCGCTGGGCACGTTCGTACCGCAACGCGTTCGCAGATCATCCACCGACAATCGCGCTGCTTGGCGTGCTGCCAATCGCGACGGGGACGCGCACGAGCGACATGTACGAGGCGGTGTTCGCGGGTCTCATTGAGGCTGGGTGGCCCGAATCTGAGGTGCTGAGCACCGTGGTCGCCGTCGAGTGCCTCATCCTGGGCGCGGCCCTCGATCACAGCGCACCCGACAATATGCTCGACCCGGGCGACGACCCGAACTCGCCGACCTTCCAGGCCGTGTACGACGCCGGGCACGCAGCGGCCGCGTCCACGGCGAGGCGACTGACTGACGTGGCCTTCGAAACGGGGCTCTCGGCGATCCTCGCCGGGCTGCGCGCCAGACACGCAGCGCTCGCAGCCGACTAGGCTGCCGACTCGCCGTTCGAGTGCCGCGCAGACTCATCGAGTAGTGGCTTCAAACCGGTCGCGAGGGCAAACATGTGTCCGTTGACGCTGTCGATGCGGTCGCTGAGTCGGACATCGAGGCTCGCGATGCGGTCGCTGAGCCGACTATCGAGGCTGTCGATCCGCTCGCTGAGCCGGACATCGACGTGTTGAATTGCGGCAGTGAGTTCGGTGCGTGTGGCATCAAGCTGCTGGGTGAGTTGCGTGAACTGGGCCTCGATTCGTTCGAACTGCCCGGAGGCGAATGTGGCAGCGCTTGCGAACCTTCCGTCCACGCTGCCCTCAACCGCGGCAAAACGGGCGTCCAGTTTGGTGTCGGCTTCGGCAAAACGGGCGTCCAGTTTGGCGTCGGCCTCGGTGAAACGGGCGTCCAGTTGGGCGTCGGCCTCGGTAAAGCGAGCCTCCAGTTTGACGTCGGCCTCGGTGAAACGAGCGTCCATCCTCGTCTCCAACTGGGTCAACCAGGAGTTCGTAGCGGAGTCGGAGGCGTCGAGTCGCGCATCATTTGCGTCAAAACGGGCGTCCATGCGGTCCAGCCGCGCATCAATTCCGTCAAGTCGGGCGTCAACGCTGTCGATCCGTGCGTCGATGCCGTCCAGCCTCGTTTCGATCCGGTCCAGTCGTATGTCGACTTGCGCAAACCTGGCGCGGAACTTCTGGTCGAGGCTTCGGCGGCTGAGTAGGAGCATGGTGCCGATAGTGATGAACCCGGCGACCGTCGAGATGAGGTTGATGATCGGGTCCATGGCACCTCCTGCGCTAATCGACGTTCGAATGATGTATGGCAACCATACGTCGACTAGTGCTCGAAGGGTATGGTTTCGGCCGGACCCGTGGATAACTTACGAAAACGGGCTGCTGCGATCTCCTGTGGAGAACGCAGCAGCCCGCAGGTAGGCGGAGGGGCCGCCTACCGGAACACGATGGTGCGGTCGCCATCCTGCAGCACCCGGTTCTCGGCGAACCAGCCAACCGCATGGCGCAGCACTCGAGACTCGATGTCCTGCCCGAGCTGCATGAGCTCGCGCGGCGAGTAGGAGTGGTCTACCCGTGTCGTATCCTGCTCGATGATCGGGCCCTCGTCGAGGTCCGTCGTGACGAAGTGCGCGGTTGCGCCAATGAGCTTCACACCGCGCTGATGGGCCTGCTTGTAGGGGTTGGCCCCCTTGAACCCGGGCAAGAACGAGTGGTGGATGTTGATCGCACGGCCGGCGAGGGCCTCGCAGAGCTCGGGGGAGAGGATCTGCATGTAACGGGCGAGAACGACGAGCTCGATGTCGTGCTGTTCGACGGCTTCGAGTACGCGGGCCTCGAACGCAGCCTTCTCGTCAGGTCCGGTGACCGGGCGGTACTCGAAATCGACGCCATAGAACTCGGCGATGTCGCGCATGGTTTCGTGGTTCGAAAGGACGAGCGGCACCTCGATCGGAAGCTGGCCGGCGCGCTTGCGGTAGAGCAGGTCGTTGACGCAATGCGTGGCCGTGGACCCAAGCAGCAGGGTGCGAACGGGGCGACCCACCTGGTCGAGCCGCCAGAGCATGTTGTAGCGCTCGGTGACGGGTGCGAGGGAGCTGCGGAAGCGGTCGCCGAACGTCTCGGGCTGGGCGACGGCCTCCACCTGCAGTCGCATAAAGAATCGTCCCGTGTCAGCCGAGGCGAACTGCTGGCTCTCAGCGATGTTGCCGCCTGCGGCGACGATCGCGCCGCTGATAGCGTGCACGATACCCGGACCGTCAATGCATGAAAGTGTCAGTACCCACTGTTGGCTCTGCGCATCGGCGACGATTGTGTTCATCCGGCCAATTCTAGTCCGCTTTGTATAACGTCCTCAGCTGGGCGGTGAAACCTATCGTCATAGGCAAGCGGGCCGCTGATAGGATTGCTGCGTCGTGACTGGCGTACAGATGGAAACCATCGGGGAGCGACACCTTTGAACGGCCGCTCGCCTGGGCCACACATCCTGGAAACATCACACAAGGGAGACTCATCGTGTCTAACCAGTCAGCTTTCTTTAACGAGCCGCTTGAAGTCGTCGATCCTGAGATCGCCGAGGTGCTGAAGAACGAACTCGGCCGTCAGCGCTCGACCCTCGAGATGATCGCGAGTGAGAACTTCGTTCCCCGCGCCGTACTCGAGTCGCAGGGCTCGGTGCTCACCAATAAGTACGCCGAGGGCTACCCCGGCCGCCGCTACTACGGTGGCTGCGAGTTCGTCGACGTCGCTGAGAACCTTGCACGCGATCGCGCGAAGAGCCTGTTCGGCGCCGCGTACGCAAACGTGCAGCCCCACTCGGGTGCGCAGGCGAATGCCGCTGTGCTCTCCGCAATCGCGGAGCCGGGCGACACCATCCTGGGCCTGGAGCTCGCGCACGGCGGCCACCTCACGCACGGCATGAAGCTGAACTTCTCGGGCAAGCTCTACAACGTCGTCTCCTACGGCGTGAACCCTGAGACGTTCCTCGTCGACATGGACGTTGTCCGCGAGAAGGCGCTCGAGCACAAGCCGAAGGTCATCATCGCCGGCTGGTCGGCGTACCCGCGCACGCTCGATTTCGCGGCGTTCCGCGCCATCGCTGACGAAGTCGGGGCGACGCTGTGGGTCGACATGGCGCACTTCGCCGGGCTCGTCGCTGCCGGCCTCTACCCGAACCCGGTGCCGCACGCGCACGTCGTCTCCTCGACGGTGCACAAGACCATCGGCGGCCCGCGCTCAGGCTTCATCCTCACGAACGACCTCGAGCTCTACAAGAAGCTGAACTCGAACGTGTTCCCCGGCCAGCAGGGCGGCCCGCTCATGCACGTGATCGCGGCGAAGGCGACGGCGTTCAAGCTCGCAGCGACC
Protein-coding regions in this window:
- a CDS encoding TetR/AcrR family transcriptional regulator, coding for MAVSEQPQARRSGRPTTPVLTRGLILETALRLLDERGESGASLRLIARELGVRPSALYNHISGQDDLISGIRELVSDRIDVSGFGRLPWDEAMDRWARSYRNAFADHPPTIALLGVLPIATGTRTSDMYEAVFAGLIEAGWPESEVLSTVVAVECLILGAALDHSAPDNMLDPGDDPNSPTFQAVYDAGHAAAASTARRLTDVAFETGLSAILAGLRARHAALAAD
- the purU gene encoding formyltetrahydrofolate deformylase, producing MNTIVADAQSQQWVLTLSCIDGPGIVHAISGAIVAAGGNIAESQQFASADTGRFFMRLQVEAVAQPETFGDRFRSSLAPVTERYNMLWRLDQVGRPVRTLLLGSTATHCVNDLLYRKRAGQLPIEVPLVLSNHETMRDIAEFYGVDFEYRPVTGPDEKAAFEARVLEAVEQHDIELVVLARYMQILSPELCEALAGRAINIHHSFLPGFKGANPYKQAHQRGVKLIGATAHFVTTDLDEGPIIEQDTTRVDHSYSPRELMQLGQDIESRVLRHAVGWFAENRVLQDGDRTIVFR
- the glyA gene encoding serine hydroxymethyltransferase — its product is MSNQSAFFNEPLEVVDPEIAEVLKNELGRQRSTLEMIASENFVPRAVLESQGSVLTNKYAEGYPGRRYYGGCEFVDVAENLARDRAKSLFGAAYANVQPHSGAQANAAVLSAIAEPGDTILGLELAHGGHLTHGMKLNFSGKLYNVVSYGVNPETFLVDMDVVREKALEHKPKVIIAGWSAYPRTLDFAAFRAIADEVGATLWVDMAHFAGLVAAGLYPNPVPHAHVVSSTVHKTIGGPRSGFILTNDLELYKKLNSNVFPGQQGGPLMHVIAAKATAFKLAATDEFKDRQVRTLSGAKLLAEALTSDAAKAAGVDVLTGGTDVHLVLADLRNSKLDGQQAEDALHEVGITVNRNSVPFDPRPPMVTSGLRIGTPALATRGFGDTEFAEVSDIIAATLTQSADIEELRARVTKLADAFPLYPGLENW